The segment ttttttattattggttttggggttgtttggttttgtttttcttttcctgtgaagaagaacatttaaagttttttttaatgactaaGCAAGAACTGAATTCCTCTGTCTTTGTAAGATAGTGTTAGACCTCAAGTAGTTTCTGACCAGGGAGTGGGGAATGTCTAAACTATCTTGAATTTTCTTTGTCTTGCATATAAATGAAAGAGGACATTAAACTACTTTCATCCTTAAGGCAGTTTAAACTCTTATTTTAAGCTCTTTATGCATCTGTCTGGTCACATCACCAAGTCAAACATCCCTAAAGCAACACACCCTGTTCTGCACTAAGTGCCTGCAAATCTGGGAGAGCAGAAcagatttgctgctgctttgctgagtAGCAGAGTGCCAAGGAGAGATGCTGTTTCAGCTTTCTGAAGATACACAGACATTTCCTACAGCAGATAGATCTGACCTAGAGATAATGTGGAAACAATATTCACATTCCTGTCACTATTTGCTacccttctcttggagaaggtGAATTTCCTCTACAGTCTGCAACACATAACAGATTGTTAGGGAGAAGTGTGATTCCTTCTTTTTCATCAAAACGACCTTTTTCCTCCAGAGAGTCTTTAAAATGACATATCCTTGCACAGTATATTTAATTGCTTTCAGTAAATCTTGGGTCTTAAAAACAGACATTGTACGATTTTATTCCTTTGCTGCCACTGAGGCCACAGAACAATGATGTGAGAAGTTTGATTCCAGTACATACAGCAGCATTTCATAATCCTAATGAATCCTTTTCCGCTTTTTCAgttattatatattaatataatatatattataataatataatattaatatattatttattcCACTAAGTAATCTAGTTAGCTGGAATTCTAACCAGATGCAAAAGTAACAGGTATTCTTAATTGCCTGGTAGTCTGGTGGGGAGAGGGTGAGGTTCTGCCAGGTTTTATCATGCAGAGATCCCAAAAGCCCTCAGTTGTGCAGCTAAtgatatttttcagtgttagttcccccaaaatacatttttctaaaCTCTGAACAGTTGGCTTGGGGTCCACTGTGGAACACATGTCAAGGAGAGCCCTTGTAGAGAAGTCTTTAGAGTCCATCTCTCCAGTCTCTCTTGCTTGGTTTGAAGCCAAGGCCACCTGACACAGCTTAGATGATTTGGACCTGGGTTCACCTCAAAGAGGGGCACTGTGACAACCTGCTTGTGTTATCAAGCCTTAAAATTTAGGGAAAATGCCTTATCCTGGATTGGTGTAGGAGCTgaaattgttttggtttttgaaTTTGCACCTACACATAAGAACGACTGAATTTATATTTGGTAAAGAAAATTTACAGGAGAGTCAATTGTTTCATGTACATGGCATTGCTCTTAACCTGAGTAAATTCTGGTCCAGAAGTGTGTGATTTGCCCGTGGTGTCCTGGTCCTGCCTTTGCACAGGGAAAGGCCTTGACCTCCAAGCTGCAGGGATTGTGCTGCTCCTGGACTCAAGCTGCCTCTGGGGTCAGTTTGGtggcattttctgtttaatgcTCATCATGTGGCAGCAGGCctgaactaaaaaaaattatgaatctGATTGGTCTGTGCACAAAGTCAGCCTGCAACCTAAATACATCATTTACTAGCAACTGAGAAATCACAATTTCAGTTCTACCTGGTGACTATTTTATAAATAGTTGCATGAAATTGTGCtgtcatttaaaattaatgtgaTGCTGGCAGGAGGATGAGAGGGTCAAGtctgtgcattttaaaagaaaactagaGTTCAGAGATTCTGGCATGGACTGGGAGGGTGTCATTAATTAcagtgttttggggtttgttttttttaattatactCCAATATACTAAAACACACTAAATTATGACTATAAAATTCAGTGGAAGTGTTTCATAGCAGGAGAAACATTACAGGTAAAGATGGCTACTTTTTTGAGTCAGGGTatgcttttcttttgtgctgtttcttcATTGCATTCACTGCAGAAGAAATTTGATGGTAACATGGTATTTGTGCTCCCACTTGCTCATATTAACACAGTAAAGAGGAATTTCAAGTATTGGTGTCCCCCTTCATCTTTGTTTTCGTTTGTTCATATTTTCACTTTATGTTCCATTTATCTGTAGCTCTGTTGTCAGGGTTTCTAGACTATAATAACCTGTGTGATAGTCTCATAGTTATGGAGCTATTTTTAACTGTAAACAGAGGATCTGGATCAACTCAAAATAAGCTGACAGCAATTGCTGTCTGAGCCAGAGGGTGGGGCATGTCTAAATTATGATAAGACAGTGCAGCATAGTTGTGCTTTGCCAAAATGGTCTGTCATTGTGAGCCAGTGTTTCCATATAAAATTGCACTAGTGTATTATTGcaattttaaacaaacaaacaaattcccccccaaaaaaaccaaacaaacccaaacctgtACCTTGAGTGGTGCTGACAGATTCTGATCTGCCAGATGGCTGATGTTCGTGCTGATTAGGCAGGGGCTTTTGAGATATTTCTTTCCTAGTTTGTtttgtggttgggttttttcttttctgagtgtATTATTGCTTAGCCCTGTCTCTGCTGCATGTTTGTAAATATTGAGTGCAGATCTAAGAATGTTAAAAGTTGTGAGGAGTTTGTTTGCAAAACCAAATCTCTCTTATATCATTAATcacatgagaagaaaaattgaaagTTTGTCTGTGCTTATCCATGCCAGTTCTTCTTTTAATCATCAATGTTTGAaatgccttttgtttttctcctcatgCTTTAAAACACTTGCTTACATTGCTTGTTTTTTATTAACTGTGTTATAGTTTCTGACATGTTGTGTCTTGCTCTTCTAGAAGGAGTTCTGGAAAGTCTACAAAAACGGACTTCAGGGAGAAAGTAACACAGGACATAGCTGGTATTCATTTTACCTTGCATTTCCATTAATCATTGGCCTTTTTGTCATCCTCATTGTCATTTTTGTCATCTGGAGATGcctgtttaaaaagaaaatgcgTAGGCAGTCTGTGTACGTGCACAGGGGAGCCCACGGAGCGCTGGGCGATGGTGCTGACGGCAGAGGGCCCCTCCCGCCGCCTCTCAGCATTGTTCATTCCCCACAGGACGAAATGTATGAAGTCAGTGGGCTCTCTCCAGGAGGTCTGAGCTTTTCGGACGCACAGTCAGACTCAATATCCACAAGGCTCTCAAACTGTGATCCTCCTCCTTCCTATGAGGAAGCCACGGGGGAAATCAGTGTGAGAAGAAGCGAAACTGAGCAGCATTTAGACCCACCCCCACAATACGAAGACATTGTGAATTCCAGTTCAGCCAATGCCATTGCACTAACCCCCATTGTCACCAGTACTAAGTGAAACAAGAGGAATGCCACGGACCTTTTAAACATCATTAATCATTTTGTAGCACTTTATCTTGGCTTATTATGCATTTCTGTAATCTAACGGACTTGTATACAATGAATTTCACCTTTTTTAggttctttgggtttgggatttttttttttcccctatcgAATGTCCTAAAAGATAAGGAATCTGTATTGAGAGTGTAATGCAGATACAGATGTGGTGCTCTGTCATACTTCTCCAAAGTACCTCTGTTTTGAAGGATGTCACTCATTTTATTCCAAACACTGTCCACATTCCCCACAAGACTTGTGGGATCCCCCTCCCCTTTCTTACTGCAGACTGTCAGAATTCCCTGCAATAGGGAATCCTTAAGTGACATTTTAATAGTTATTTACACTAGAGGGGACTGATTTTGCAGTATTGCCTCTTGTCTGGTTGGTTCCTTTTTCTCACTTGGATTTTTGTTACCTGCTGCACCCTCTCCTGGCCCTCAGGAGGCTGGGAGCCTTTGTGTTCAAACCAGCATCTCGTGTAGAGATTGCTGGTGTAAGAGCAATAATTCCAGAGTCCTAGCAGGAGAGGTGTATTCTAAAGCTTTTGCTATTACAGCTCAAAGTTCTGTAAATGCTTAGAGGCTGACAATTCAAGACACTAATTGATGAATTTAATGGTGTAAGTTTTTATCTGTGTTCTACCTTTACTGTTTTCCTATGTGGTTTTACTTTTGTATTCTAGAGGTGAGAAGTGTGCATATGTTAACTTCAGAACTTGAAAGTTCATGCAACAGTAATAGTGAAGTGTTCATGAGTGGATAAAATCCTGATGGACTTCCTACTGTGAATTTCACTGGGACCAGGATGTAATCTATAAGCACATACACCCAAAGGCattactttcctttttaaagggggaaaaaggaaagaaattcagtgtctgtgacttccttttttctccaaCTATGAAAACCTTCCTCAAGGTTTTGCCAGCTATAAACCCCTTCCTCAAGTTCTGATACTCCCTTGCCTATTGACACGTACCTTGTGTGCACTGTGTGCTGGTGCCTGTGGAAATTCTTTGCAGAGAatataaatgtcttttttcaaCAACAGATAGATTCATTGCTTATCCATTCCAACAAGGAATCCTGAGAACATGCAGGCATAACCCCAAGCATTAGTGTGGAGTGACTTTTTGAGGCTGAAGAGATGGATGCAAGTCACATACAGGCTTGTACAGAATTTCTTCCACTTGGTTTAGGTGGTACAAATTCTAGTGTGGTGATTCTTCTTTCACAGGTTGATGTAAAAGCTGATTGCTTGGTTTAATTTCTGAGTGTTaagtttcaggttttttcttccCACACCAAGTAGCGTGGCATTAGCTTAATACTGTTCTGTGTTCTACTCATCAATTAACACCAATTAAAATGCCCTGAAGGACTAAATTATGTTATGTTGGCTTTCCTGCAACAGA is part of the Prinia subflava isolate CZ2003 ecotype Zambia chromosome 3, Cam_Psub_1.2, whole genome shotgun sequence genome and harbors:
- the PRRG1 gene encoding transmembrane gamma-carboxyglutamic acid protein 1 isoform X1, which translates into the protein MDSVFLTEDKANSVLKRYPRANSFLEEIKQGDIEHECREEICSYEEAREAFENEEKTKEFWKVYKNGLQGESNTGHSWYSFYLAFPLIIGLFVILIVIFVIWRCLFKKKMRRQSVYVHRGAHGALGDGADGRGPLPPPLSIVHSPQDEMYEVSGLSPGGLSFSDAQSDSISTRLSNCDPPPSYEEATGEISVRRSETEQHLDPPPQYEDIVNSSSANAIALTPIVTSTK
- the PRRG1 gene encoding transmembrane gamma-carboxyglutamic acid protein 1 isoform X2 → MDSVFLTEDKANSVLKRYPRANSFLEEIKQGDIEHECREEICSYEEAREAFENEEKTEFWKVYKNGLQGESNTGHSWYSFYLAFPLIIGLFVILIVIFVIWRCLFKKKMRRQSVYVHRGAHGALGDGADGRGPLPPPLSIVHSPQDEMYEVSGLSPGGLSFSDAQSDSISTRLSNCDPPPSYEEATGEISVRRSETEQHLDPPPQYEDIVNSSSANAIALTPIVTSTK